ACCTCTAGCAGTTCCTCCAGTTCCCCCTCCATCGTGGTGTCGAGCGCGTTCACCTGATATTTCAATCCAGATTGCTGAATAACTTCAATGGCGCGATCTACATAAGGATAAGAGTTCTCGCCATTTGGCGTTTTCGGAATAACCTGAATGCTAAGTAGTGTACTTGCCATGAGAGATCACGGCTCCTTTCG
The window above is part of the Paenibacillus sp. 1781tsa1 genome. Proteins encoded here:
- a CDS encoding thiamine-binding protein; amino-acid sequence: MASTLLSIQVIPKTPNGENSYPYVDRAIEVIQQSGLKYQVNALDTTMEGELEELLEVVRKMHEVLVEAGSPSIISQIKIAHSPAGFSMDTLTEKYR